The Saccopteryx leptura isolate mSacLep1 chromosome 5, mSacLep1_pri_phased_curated, whole genome shotgun sequence nucleotide sequence ACGGCTCTGGTCGTGCCCACTGGGCAATCGCCCCGTGCCCCCTGGGGCAGTGTGCACAGCACCTCCAGGTGGGACCCCAGGGACGAGGCTGTCAGGGTGGCCCCACCGGCAGGCGGAGGACCAGGCGACAGAAGGCGAGCCCCCTTTGCTCTACATGGGCCCCCGTGTCCGGGGCCTGGTGGCAGGTCCACCAGCGCTCAGTCACCTTCGCACCAGCTGTCCCAACAGCCGTTTTGTACAAAACACTCTGGAATCCAGAGCAGATTCCGGAAGCCTAGGCACTCAGCATGGTTTGGGTTGAAAACGCTATACATTTGACTCTTCCTAGAAGCCTGCTAAACAGCTCACGGGAAAACACCCACAGGGCGTGTGGGATGGTCCCGGGACGCCAAGCATCCACTGGCGGGCGGGGTGGAGTGGGGGTGCTCACTGCCGGCCCTCGGCTCCGCTGCTCAGGCAGGTGGCCCAGGACCGCACCCCAGACCCCAGGAGCCGGAGCCCCCAGACCTGAGCCGCGTGCTGGCCTGACGCACCTCCCACACCTGTTCCGGAGACGGGAGAGCAGAGTGCCGGCCACACTAAACCTACAGAAAACTGTGGGAAGAAACCAAATCCATAGGATCCATGGCTTTCCACCCTTGGGGACAGTCCCCAAGACATGTGCTCGTGACGTGCCCCAGCCATGCGGCCGCGGGGGCCGCTGGGCGCTGCCTGCTGTCCGGCTGCGGCACGGCGCACGTCTCGTCTGGCTCCTGGTCGCCCGATGTGTAAACAGTATCAATAAGCaacagatggaaaaatatatttcccaaGAAAACAGGGGAGGGAGTTCAGAACTCGAAGACTAGTGGGCGTCACAGGTTGCTGTCACCTccgtccctctcccctctccatccATTTTGGCGTTTCCTCTTTGGTTCAGCAGCCCCACGTGACGCACCATGGCCTGAGGAGAGGGGCCAGTCCCGTGCCCGCAAGGGGCCTCACCCTCTGCCACTGGCTACTTGTGCTCATGGCCCTCAGCCATGGCGGCCACCTCAATGGTGGCCGTGTGGTCCTCGGGCCCCGGGGCGGCCACCGCACTCTCAATGGCCCCCGTGGGCACTGTCAAAATAGTGCTGCCCCCAGGCGACACCTGGGCCACGTTCTGCAGGGTGGGGCCCAGGCCCGGCAGGGTGAGCAGCTGCAGGGGGCTGACCACCTTGACCACAGTGCTGCCGTCCTGCATGGCGGCCGTGCTCAGGACCGTGAGGCTGGACGCGTCCGGGTGGATCTCCACCGTGCCGGGGAAGGTGGTGCCCGACGAGGCCAGCACCGTGTAGCCCCCGAGCAGAGGCGAGGCGGGGGAGCTGGCGGGGGCCGCCTGGGGGCAGCCCTTGCCCAGCACGGGGGAGGGCAGGGCGGACATCACTTTGCCGAGCGGCACGCCGGTGAGCTGGGAGACGGGCACGCCCGGGCTGAGGGCGATCTGGGCGGACTGGGCGAGCACCTGCGAGGCGATGGCGGCCGGCCCGGACGTGGCCCTCGCCAGCCGAGGCCGCTTCAGGGGGGGCGGCAGGGACACGGGCGTCAGCGTCATGAGCACGTTGCTGAGGTGCTGGGACTTGTGCTTGAGCTCCTTGGCCCGCCGGCGGTGCTCGTCACACTGCTGCTCCAGCGCTGCGGGGACAGGGCCAGCGCGTCACCGCGGGGATGGGGGACAGGGCCAGGGCGTCACCGCgggggtgtggggacagggcCAGCGCGTCACCGCGGGGATGGGGGACAGGGCCAGCGCGTCACCGCGGGGATGGGGGACAGGGCCAGCGCGTCACCGCGGGGATGGGGGACAGGGCCAGGGCGTCACCGCGGGGATGGGGGACAGGGCCAGGGCGTCACCGCgggggtgtggggacagggcCAGGGCGTCACCgcggggaggtggggacagggccAGGGCGTCACCGCgggggtgtggggacagggcCAGCGCGTCACCACGAGGATGTGGGGACAGGGCCAGGGCGTCACCGCGGGGATGGGGGACAGGGCCAGGGTGTCACCACAGGGATGGGGGACAGGCACCGTGCCCTCGGGGACAGACAGGGTCTGACACACACTCCCTGCCCTGGCGAGCGGCCATGCTCGGCTCCTCCTGCACTCTGCACAGAGAGCTGCTCTCGGGCCGTTGGTAGAGATCAGTCAGCAGCACACATAACCAGCCCACCCTGCACATGCACACGCGCGGACACAGGCACACCTGCCAAGCTCAGACACGGGCAGGGGGTGCTGGGAAAGACGGGCACAACCGTCACAAATGGGACTCGGGGTCACAACTCTGCCGTTTCAGATAACCGGGCAGTGAGTCCCGGAAGCTCAGACAGCGACTGTCCTCTGTACAACAGCGGTCTGAGTGTCACTGCCCGGCTGACCGTGCTCAGTGCCCTCCTACGCTCATGACTTCAGGCCCACAGGGACACGGGCACCCCCACGCACCGGCCAGGTCGCGGGCATACTGCTCCCGCGAGCGGTCCATCTGGCACTTGTGGCTGGCCAGCACCTTCTTCACCAGGTCCAGCATGCCAAAGTTCTGCACAATGTTGTTGAGCAGCACAGCATCTGAGGGGAGACGCGCAGTGAGGGCGACCTGGGCGCCAGGACACGGCGGAGGCCGCTCCCGCCGCCAGAAGCTGGGCCTTGCGCAGCGGCGAGCGGCCTGGAGGAGCAGGACTGGCTGCCCACCCCCTGCAGAAGGTGCGGGGCTCCCTCAgcacctgtgtgtcctgaccagccaACCACTGGCTGCTCTGCAGAGAGGCCCGCGGGCGGCACCCTCACCTCGGAGCTGCAGCGGGGGGTCCTGTACCCGCTGCTGCAAGCCTTTCATGGTCTCCACCATCTCCTGGTGGAGCTCCTGGATGACCTCATCCAGCAGGCCGGTGTCCTTAAGCCCCCGCCAGAAGGTAAACGTGTCatctgggagggaaggagaggctcAAAGAGGAAGAAGTCCTGCCCAGGCCACTACAGAGGAACCAAGGGCCACCGGGAGGACCTAGCTCTGGGCATCCGCAGTGTCCCGCCCACAAGTTGGGTCTGAGTCGGCCAGTGAGCCAGCCCAACAGGGGACGCAGCATCTGAACGTTGGTGCTGTCCATGGGCACAGCTCCCCGCACCGCCCTGTCCTCCATGAGGCCTTGCCCCAGGCCCAGCCCAGAAGCCCAGAGGAAGGACCCCGTACCTCCGATGGCTGTGGTCCAGTCACTGGTGTCCTCGCAGGTCTCAATGGTGATGGTGGCAGGAGACCCATTCACTGCAACCCACACGAAAGCAAATCAGCCTGGCGGCTTCGTGACTGAACGTCTTTGCTGCGACTCATGAGGCTGACACACGTGTCCTGGTGCCGAGGGCCCGCTGCCTCGCACTGGAGCCACACTTGCCACCGTTCAGTCGCAGGCTCCTCAGACACACACGGTGCGGAAAGAACCACAGGGACCTCCTGAGCCCACAGCCAGCTCCAGTGCCTCAAAGACAAGGCGTGTACCAGCATGGGTGCACCGACACAGCGTGTACCGACATGGGTGTACCGACATGGTATGTACCAACGTGGGTGTACCGATACAGTGTGTACCGACACAACGTATACTGACATGCCGTGTACTGAGTGGCCTGCACCAACACAGGTGTACCAACACGGCCTGCACCGATGCCTTGCACTGACACAGCGTGTACCTAGTGGCCTGCACCGACACGGCGTGTGCTGACGTGTCTTGTACCAACATGGTACGTGCTGACTAGCATAGTGGGAGCCCACCTGGTACTTTCTTGGGGATCGGTCACCCCACGCTGACCCCAGGCTGCCCTATTGTCACAAAACTGGCCCAACAGGAATGGGACATGTGTTTGGATGTGTCTCCAGGGAAGGGGCTCTGTGGTGACCCAGCCCCTCCCACACTGCCTTGTGTCATCCAAGAAGCCAGACCAGCACCCTGGGGCTCCGGTCCAGACAGGAGCCGAAGGACAAGGACCCACACCCGTGGATGAGGAAGCAGACAGACCCAGCCCCTCTGACAGCCAGTGCCTGCGTGTTCCTGGAGCTCCCAGAAAAGGCTGAAACAGCAGCACCAACACCACCGACGCCGCTCGGCCAGGACGCAGGGGCCGTCTGGGCACCACAGGGCCTCGCAGCTGCCCggcctgcctctccttcctccagcacaGGCCAACCCTTCAGACGGCCACTGTCTGGTCAGCGATAAGGATGGCCCCTGGCTACATGCAGCATGCCCAGACTGACCCTATGCAGTCACAGCACAGGGACAAAGCAAGTGACGTCACCGGAAACACAACACTGTGAAATCATGACCCCG carries:
- the GMEB2 gene encoding glucocorticoid modulatory element-binding protein 2 isoform X1, coding for MAAPDVSVHMEEVVVVTTPDTAVDGSSVEEVKTVLVTTNLAAHGGDLGEDNMETENAAAAAAAAFTASSQLKEAVLVKMTEEGESLEAEIVYPITCGDSRANLIWRKFVCPGINVKCVQYDEHVISPKEFVHLAGKSTLKDWKRAIRMNGIMLRKIMDSGELDFYQHDKVCSNTCRSTKIDLSGARVSLSSPTSAEYLPLTPATADVNGSPATITIETCEDTSDWTTAIGDDTFTFWRGLKDTGLLDEVIQELHQEMVETMKGLQQRVQDPPLQLRDAVLLNNIVQNFGMLDLVKKVLASHKCQMDRSREQYARDLAALEQQCDEHRRRAKELKHKSQHLSNVLMTLTPVSLPPPLKRPRLARATSGPAAIASQVLAQSAQIALSPGVPVSQLTGVPLGKVMSALPSPVLGKGCPQAAPASSPASPLLGGYTVLASSGTTFPGTVEIHPDASSLTVLSTAAMQDGSTVVKVVSPLQLLTLPGLGPTLQNVAQVSPGGSTILTVPTGAIESAVAAPGPEDHTATIEVAAMAEGHEHK
- the GMEB2 gene encoding glucocorticoid modulatory element-binding protein 2 isoform X2 is translated as MTEEGESLEAEIVYPITCGDSRANLIWRKFVCPGINVKCVQYDEHVISPKEFVHLAGKSTLKDWKRAIRMNGIMLRKIMDSGELDFYQHDKVCSNTCRSTKIDLSGARVSLSSPTSAEYLPLTPATADVNGSPATITIETCEDTSDWTTAIGDDTFTFWRGLKDTGLLDEVIQELHQEMVETMKGLQQRVQDPPLQLRDAVLLNNIVQNFGMLDLVKKVLASHKCQMDRSREQYARDLAALEQQCDEHRRRAKELKHKSQHLSNVLMTLTPVSLPPPLKRPRLARATSGPAAIASQVLAQSAQIALSPGVPVSQLTGVPLGKVMSALPSPVLGKGCPQAAPASSPASPLLGGYTVLASSGTTFPGTVEIHPDASSLTVLSTAAMQDGSTVVKVVSPLQLLTLPGLGPTLQNVAQVSPGGSTILTVPTGAIESAVAAPGPEDHTATIEVAAMAEGHEHK